A window of the Nibribacter ruber genome harbors these coding sequences:
- a CDS encoding response regulator: protein MKSQYEPLDLVMLVDDDDTTNFVNKRLLLKLGVAKDILVRKNGIEALEYLREAEEGNPQKAYPDMIFLDLKMPVMDGFKFLDEYHKQNHPKGMIILMLTSSASFYDLERLKEYEHVKKHFSKALTENDIKEIMSQYYNR, encoded by the coding sequence ATGAAAAGTCAGTACGAGCCGTTGGACTTGGTCATGTTGGTAGACGACGATGATACCACCAATTTTGTGAATAAGCGGTTGCTGCTCAAGTTGGGCGTGGCCAAAGACATCTTAGTGCGGAAGAACGGAATAGAGGCGCTGGAGTACCTACGGGAAGCTGAAGAGGGAAACCCGCAAAAGGCCTACCCAGACATGATTTTCCTGGACCTGAAAATGCCTGTCATGGACGGTTTCAAGTTCCTGGACGAATACCACAAACAGAATCACCCCAAGGGCATGATCATTCTCATGCTTACCTCTTCGGCTAGCTTTTATGACCTGGAGCGCCTGAAAGAGTATGAGCACGTGAAGAAGCATTTCTCCAAGGCCCTCACAGAGAATGACATCAAAGAAATCATGTCTCAGTACTACAACCGCTAA
- a CDS encoding sensor histidine kinase, with protein sequence MNQSIISIKLQNELDVVLAYNRAMQLSQFTGLPVAGQTKFATAVSEICRNVLEHVGEGNIRFSVLENRGVLYLEAYITDRGRGIPNLTEILDRRFTPTGSKGHGIHSSRKLVDVFQVESDFEKGTRVRLQKQIPANHPPINPAILKGWSDYFNLEPEISPYAEIKRQNMQLIELMEQLRVRTIEAEYQLQQIQHLNEELQASNHEVNGLLQERDRYNLQLQRVNRTLDEFAHTITHDLKAPLQNLVGLTEAMADFLAEESIEEAQAVLPMVQLQITRMDHLIRDVLEYSLTGMQQIPVKQINTRELVENVLEGLSIPAGFTVDVADDLPTLEAEEIYLRQIFSNLVSNAVKYHDQPKGHLSVSAIPQEDCWEFVVADDGPGILPEDHEKIFNMFETTSDVNHPGSTGIGLAIVKKIVQEKEGAAWVESNGRGTAMHFTWPLLKPGKEQL encoded by the coding sequence ATGAACCAATCCATCATTTCTATAAAGCTGCAGAATGAGCTGGACGTGGTACTGGCCTATAACCGGGCCATGCAGCTGTCACAGTTCACGGGACTGCCGGTGGCCGGCCAGACCAAGTTTGCCACGGCCGTCTCAGAGATCTGCCGCAACGTGCTGGAGCATGTGGGCGAAGGCAACATCAGGTTCAGCGTACTAGAGAACAGGGGCGTTCTGTATTTAGAGGCCTACATCACAGACCGGGGCCGCGGCATTCCCAACCTCACTGAGATTCTGGACCGTCGCTTTACGCCTACCGGCAGCAAGGGGCACGGGATCCATAGTTCGCGCAAACTGGTGGACGTGTTTCAGGTGGAAAGTGATTTTGAGAAAGGTACCCGCGTACGGCTGCAAAAGCAGATTCCGGCCAACCACCCGCCCATCAACCCGGCCATCTTGAAAGGCTGGTCAGACTATTTCAATCTGGAGCCCGAGATTTCGCCCTATGCAGAGATCAAACGCCAGAACATGCAGCTCATTGAGCTCATGGAGCAGTTGCGCGTACGTACCATTGAGGCTGAGTACCAGCTTCAGCAGATTCAGCATTTGAACGAAGAGCTGCAGGCCTCCAACCATGAGGTCAATGGTCTCTTGCAGGAGCGTGACCGCTACAACCTGCAGCTGCAGCGCGTGAACAGGACCCTGGATGAGTTTGCCCATACCATCACGCATGACCTAAAGGCACCGCTGCAGAACCTGGTGGGGCTTACAGAAGCCATGGCAGATTTTCTGGCAGAAGAAAGCATAGAAGAAGCGCAGGCCGTTTTACCCATGGTGCAGCTGCAGATTACGCGCATGGACCACCTGATACGAGACGTGTTGGAGTACTCTCTTACTGGCATGCAACAGATTCCGGTAAAGCAAATCAACACGCGCGAACTGGTGGAGAACGTGCTGGAGGGACTGTCCATCCCGGCCGGCTTTACGGTAGACGTAGCCGACGACCTGCCCACGCTGGAGGCTGAGGAGATTTACCTGCGGCAGATTTTCAGCAACCTGGTAAGCAACGCCGTGAAGTACCATGACCAACCCAAGGGCCACTTATCCGTTTCTGCCATACCGCAGGAAGACTGCTGGGAGTTTGTGGTGGCAGATGACGGCCCCGGCATTCTACCCGAGGACCATGAGAAGATCTTCAACATGTTTGAGACTACCAGTGACGTGAACCACCCTGGCAGTACCGGCATTGGGCTGGCCATTGTCAAGAAGATTGTGCAGGAGAAGGAGGGCGCCGCCTGGGTAGAGTCTAACGGCCGCGGTACCGCCATGCATTTCACCTGGCCCCTGCTCAAACCCGGCAAAGAGCAGCTCTAG
- a CDS encoding SpoIIE family protein phosphatase: MDFNFDVHQHFVLADRSFLNIVRRDIGKIAEATGFSETETGRVNLIITEMATNLVKHAGDKGGELLIKPICEENGQACGLEVICLDNGPGMSDPIRMMEDGVSTYGSMGQGLGAIKRQSDFFDMYSKRGLGTVLLSRIYRKGKAPKSAARSKQKFQVGAVKVPKPGEKVSGDGWNLRLSHEGAYLMILDGLGHGEYAHEAATQAIKVFLQQPKESPSTMLREVHASIKKTRGAVGAIAHWNAESGQLLFCGVGNISGRLFQPGVTKNLLSYNGTLGMAVPTTIHDHQHNWTAQTMLVLHSDGLKSRWDFTKYPELTRHDPTLIAAVLYKDNTRTLDDSLVIVVRATV, encoded by the coding sequence ATGGACTTTAATTTTGACGTACATCAGCACTTTGTGCTAGCAGACAGAAGCTTCCTCAACATTGTCAGGAGAGACATTGGCAAGATTGCAGAAGCCACTGGCTTTTCTGAGACAGAGACGGGCCGGGTAAACCTGATTATCACTGAAATGGCCACCAACCTGGTCAAGCACGCTGGTGACAAAGGCGGTGAACTCCTCATCAAGCCCATCTGCGAAGAAAATGGCCAAGCCTGCGGTCTGGAAGTCATCTGCCTGGACAACGGTCCCGGCATGAGCGACCCAATCCGTATGATGGAGGACGGCGTTTCTACCTACGGCAGCATGGGCCAAGGACTGGGGGCTATCAAGCGGCAGTCAGACTTTTTTGACATGTACTCTAAGCGTGGCCTGGGCACGGTGCTGCTGTCCAGGATCTACCGCAAAGGAAAGGCCCCAAAATCAGCGGCCCGGTCCAAGCAGAAGTTTCAGGTGGGCGCGGTGAAAGTACCCAAGCCCGGCGAGAAAGTAAGCGGTGACGGCTGGAACCTGCGCCTGTCGCATGAAGGCGCGTACCTCATGATCCTGGACGGTCTGGGCCACGGCGAATATGCGCATGAGGCAGCCACCCAAGCCATTAAGGTATTTTTACAGCAACCCAAAGAATCGCCTTCTACCATGTTGCGTGAGGTGCATGCCTCCATTAAAAAAACCAGGGGCGCGGTGGGTGCCATTGCCCACTGGAACGCAGAGAGCGGCCAACTCCTTTTCTGCGGGGTGGGCAACATTAGCGGACGTTTGTTTCAGCCAGGAGTTACTAAAAACCTGCTGTCTTACAATGGCACGCTGGGCATGGCCGTGCCTACTACCATCCATGACCATCAGCACAACTGGACTGCCCAGACCATGCTGGTGCTACACTCAGACGGGCTCAAAAGCCGCTGGGATTTCACCAAATACCCAGAACTCACCCGCCATGATCCAACGCTAATTGCGGCGGTGTTGTATAAAGACAATACGCGTACCCTAGACGACTCACTGGTGATAGTAGTACGCGCCACGGTATAA
- a CDS encoding anti-sigma regulatory factor, which produces MIVLSKEKLPIQKEQDVILFRNRIKEVATKIGMSLVNQTKLMTAASELVRNMLRYGGGGITHIEVVSRNSIPGVRLSFIDQGPGIADISLAMKDGYSTGKSLGLGLPGAKRLVNEFDIKSEPGKGTTITIIRWKNGL; this is translated from the coding sequence ATGATAGTTTTATCTAAAGAGAAGCTTCCCATCCAGAAAGAACAGGATGTGATTCTGTTCAGGAACCGCATCAAAGAAGTAGCCACCAAGATTGGCATGAGCCTGGTAAACCAGACCAAACTCATGACGGCGGCCAGTGAACTGGTCCGCAACATGTTACGGTACGGCGGCGGCGGCATTACGCACATAGAGGTGGTGAGCCGCAACAGCATACCGGGCGTACGGTTGTCTTTCATAGACCAGGGCCCAGGCATTGCAGACATATCCTTAGCCATGAAAGATGGATATTCTACCGGAAAGAGCTTAGGACTGGGATTGCCAGGCGCCAAAAGGCTCGTAAATGAGTTTGACATTAAAAGCGAGCCCGGCAAGGGAACTACCATCACCATAATCCGGTGGAAAAATGGACTTTAA
- a CDS encoding STAS domain-containing protein: MDRIPILKMGPFLLVTIQVDLYDRLALTLENDLINMVSKTEAKGVLIDISAVSIVDSFMGRILGNIASMSKIMDAATVVVGMQPAVAITLVELGLTLSGVHTALDVEQGMELLRTKIGQQDADEEGLYDSFI; encoded by the coding sequence ATGGATAGAATTCCTATTTTAAAAATGGGCCCCTTCCTGCTGGTGACCATTCAAGTGGACTTGTATGACCGGCTGGCCCTTACCTTAGAGAATGACCTCATCAACATGGTGAGCAAGACAGAAGCCAAAGGTGTATTGATTGACATATCTGCCGTAAGCATTGTGGACTCCTTTATGGGCCGCATCTTGGGCAACATTGCCTCCATGTCTAAAATCATGGATGCCGCCACAGTAGTGGTGGGCATGCAGCCGGCGGTAGCCATTACGCTGGTAGAACTGGGGCTTACCCTCTCTGGCGTACATACCGCCCTGGACGTGGAACAAGGCATGGAGCTGTTGAGAACCAAAATAGGCCAGCAAGACGCAGATGAAGAGGGCCTCTATGATAGTTTTATCTAA
- a CDS encoding STAS domain-containing protein — protein sequence MNKETATFLKGKKKQLLEAWMGSQIKDASLRDDLMSVAELQQQSDELLTTLLKAFASSTAEDIESSEYETTQDLINEISISRARQGFSPRETSAYILSLKEILSNALVDFLAKEPATLYKEIISMNKIMDSLSIVTMETYIKGREEVILRQTNEMNEISTPVIRVWEGILALPIIGTLDSARTQVVMEALLEEIVATGSRIAILDISGVPTVDSLVAQHLIKTVSAARLMGAECIISGIRAEIAQTIVHLGIDLTNIYTKASLASALKMSFSMLNIQVTRSAQNAAFGGNKSFGL from the coding sequence ATGAACAAAGAAACCGCCACCTTTCTGAAGGGCAAGAAAAAGCAACTGTTAGAAGCCTGGATGGGCAGTCAAATCAAAGATGCTTCTTTGAGAGATGACCTTATGAGCGTGGCAGAATTACAGCAGCAGTCAGATGAGCTACTCACTACGCTGCTCAAGGCCTTTGCCAGTTCTACTGCTGAAGACATAGAGTCTAGCGAATATGAGACCACGCAAGACCTGATCAACGAGATTTCTATTTCACGTGCCCGTCAAGGATTCTCTCCGCGGGAGACCAGCGCCTACATCCTTAGCCTGAAAGAGATTTTAAGCAACGCGCTAGTAGATTTTCTAGCGAAGGAACCTGCCACCTTGTACAAGGAAATCATCTCCATGAACAAGATCATGGACAGCCTGAGCATAGTCACCATGGAAACCTACATCAAGGGCCGTGAAGAAGTGATCCTGCGCCAGACCAATGAGATGAACGAGATCTCTACGCCGGTAATACGCGTATGGGAAGGCATTCTGGCCCTGCCAATCATTGGCACCCTGGACAGTGCCCGCACCCAGGTGGTGATGGAAGCTTTGCTGGAGGAGATTGTTGCCACCGGCAGCCGCATTGCCATCTTAGATATTTCTGGCGTACCTACCGTAGATTCACTGGTAGCCCAGCATTTGATTAAAACCGTGAGCGCCGCCCGCTTAATGGGTGCCGAGTGTATCATTAGCGGTATTAGAGCAGAAATTGCCCAGACCATTGTGCACTTAGGCATTGACCTTACCAACATTTACACCAAAGCCTCTCTGGCCAGCGCCTTGAAGATGTCCTTCTCCATGCTGAACATCCAGGTGACGCGTAGTGCACAGAACGCCGCATTCGGGGGAAACAAGAGCTTCGGACTATAA
- a CDS encoding ABC transporter permease → MLKNYILVAVRTLRRHLGYTMLNVIGLALGITCSLLIFLVVRYELSFDAHHSKADRTYRIAVDKMSQTGPTYTSGTPYPMLATFKTTLPELKPATHVYNEEGGTFAITPSNGKGAIQKFREDKQVLFVEPTFFELFDIETNGVDGKAALKELNTVLLTKTIADKYFPGQNPVGQVLRMNNLLNLKVTGVIPDAPATTDLPYLMLIDYESSKKVNAFMNDSWNSTNSNQQVFFAVPEGASLKQAEDRLNAVVSKFRPQQPGEQERYVFKPLSELHFDERYGNFSGRTVSKTTLWGLSLIGLFLVLVASINFVNLATAQALRRAKEVGMRKVLGASRTQLMTQFLGETGLITLLAIFVSVVLAELLLPYLNKLLEIQIQLYLLKSPDVLLFLAVTLVAVTFFAGFYPALVLSGFKPISALKSKVATARTAGLSLRQVLVVLQFTICQILIICTIIVHNQMEYFRSAELGFDKDAIVTMPLPSGKAKDLMALRAQLEAHPAIKSTSFALAPPSANIDMNMSLRYDDFSVPCNFDVNMKLADEHYLKTFDIPLIAGRMYEKNDTMREFLVNETFLKRVGETNPQNAIGKQLQINGGQTQGRIVGVIKDFHLRSLREEISPVVMSTFSQFYFFVNAKIEAKDSKAALAHLKQVWSSAYPDDVFDYEFLDDAIARFYEEEARQSYLFKVFSVIAILIGCLGLYGLVSFMVTQRTKEVGVRKVLGASSASIVGLFSKDFTKLVLVAFVIAAPVSYYFMEKWLQDFTYRIDISYWVFLAAGALTLLIALATVSVQALRAALANPVRALKTE, encoded by the coding sequence ATGTTAAAAAACTACATTTTAGTGGCGGTGCGCACGTTGCGCCGGCACCTTGGGTATACTATGCTCAATGTGATTGGACTGGCGCTGGGCATTACTTGCAGTCTTCTCATCTTTCTGGTGGTGCGCTATGAGCTCAGCTTTGACGCCCACCACAGCAAGGCAGACCGCACCTACCGCATTGCCGTGGACAAGATGAGCCAGACGGGACCTACCTACACGTCAGGGACACCGTATCCTATGCTGGCCACGTTCAAAACCACCCTGCCGGAGCTCAAGCCCGCCACCCATGTGTACAATGAGGAAGGAGGCACCTTTGCCATCACCCCCTCAAACGGGAAAGGCGCCATCCAGAAATTCAGGGAAGACAAGCAAGTGCTGTTTGTAGAGCCCACTTTCTTTGAATTGTTTGACATAGAGACCAATGGGGTTGACGGAAAAGCGGCCCTTAAGGAGTTGAACACGGTTTTGCTTACCAAGACCATCGCAGACAAGTACTTTCCGGGCCAGAACCCGGTGGGACAGGTACTGCGCATGAACAACCTTCTCAACCTGAAGGTGACGGGCGTAATTCCAGATGCTCCGGCCACTACAGACCTGCCCTACCTCATGCTCATAGACTATGAGTCTTCCAAGAAGGTTAATGCTTTCATGAACGACTCCTGGAACAGCACCAACAGCAACCAACAGGTATTTTTTGCCGTGCCAGAGGGGGCATCGCTTAAACAGGCCGAAGATCGTTTGAATGCCGTGGTTTCCAAATTCAGGCCGCAGCAACCCGGCGAGCAGGAGCGATATGTCTTCAAGCCGCTGTCTGAGCTTCATTTTGATGAACGGTATGGCAACTTTTCGGGGCGCACGGTGAGCAAGACCACGCTCTGGGGACTGAGCCTGATTGGTCTGTTTCTGGTCTTGGTGGCTTCCATCAACTTCGTGAACCTGGCCACGGCGCAAGCACTGCGGCGGGCCAAAGAAGTGGGCATGCGCAAAGTACTGGGGGCCAGCAGAACGCAATTGATGACGCAGTTTTTGGGTGAGACCGGCCTCATCACCTTGCTGGCCATTTTCGTTTCTGTGGTACTGGCAGAGCTGCTTCTCCCCTATTTGAACAAGCTGCTGGAAATACAGATACAGCTTTATCTCCTCAAGAGCCCGGATGTGCTGCTGTTCCTGGCAGTGACGCTGGTGGCCGTAACATTCTTTGCCGGGTTCTATCCTGCCCTGGTGCTGTCTGGCTTTAAACCTATCTCTGCGCTCAAAAGTAAGGTAGCCACGGCGCGCACGGCCGGTCTTTCTCTGCGCCAGGTGCTGGTGGTGCTGCAGTTCACCATCTGTCAGATTTTGATTATCTGCACCATCATTGTGCACAACCAGATGGAGTATTTCAGGTCTGCCGAGCTGGGCTTTGACAAAGACGCCATTGTGACCATGCCCCTCCCCTCGGGGAAAGCCAAGGATTTAATGGCCCTGCGCGCGCAGTTAGAAGCCCACCCGGCCATCAAGTCTACGTCCTTCGCCCTGGCGCCGCCTTCTGCCAACATAGACATGAACATGTCCCTGCGGTATGATGATTTCTCTGTTCCGTGCAATTTTGACGTGAACATGAAACTAGCCGATGAGCACTACCTCAAGACCTTTGACATTCCGTTGATTGCCGGCCGCATGTATGAAAAAAACGACACCATGCGCGAGTTCCTGGTCAATGAAACATTCTTGAAAAGAGTAGGCGAAACCAATCCGCAGAACGCCATTGGCAAGCAGCTGCAGATCAACGGCGGCCAGACGCAGGGCCGTATTGTGGGCGTCATCAAAGACTTCCACTTGAGGTCTCTGCGCGAGGAGATTTCGCCGGTGGTCATGAGCACGTTCAGCCAGTTCTACTTTTTTGTGAACGCCAAGATTGAGGCCAAAGACAGCAAGGCCGCGCTGGCCCACCTTAAGCAGGTATGGTCTAGCGCCTATCCAGACGATGTGTTTGACTATGAGTTCTTAGATGACGCCATTGCCCGTTTCTATGAGGAGGAGGCGCGCCAGTCCTACCTGTTCAAAGTTTTTTCTGTTATTGCCATTCTCATTGGCTGCCTGGGCTTGTATGGTCTGGTGTCTTTCATGGTGACGCAGCGTACCAAAGAGGTGGGCGTGCGCAAAGTGCTGGGCGCCTCGTCTGCCAGCATTGTGGGTTTGTTCTCCAAAGACTTTACCAAGCTGGTGCTGGTGGCCTTTGTGATTGCCGCGCCGGTTTCTTACTACTTCATGGAGAAATGGCTGCAGGACTTTACCTACCGCATAGACATCAGTTACTGGGTGTTCTTGGCGGCTGGGGCGCTTACGTTGTTGATTGCCCTGGCCACGGTGAGCGTGCAGGCGCTGCGGGCGGCGCTGGCCAACCCTGTGCGGGCGTTAAAAACTGAATAA
- a CDS encoding ABC transporter ATP-binding protein, whose protein sequence is MLRTVNLQKKYTTDEVETTALVNVNLHVRKGEFVAIMGPSGCGKSTLLNIIGLLDNPSSGEFFFLDQEISKCNERQRANLRKKHIGFVFQSFNLIDELTVYENVELPLIYLKIGNAERKQRVEQALEQMQIAHRRNHFPQQLSGGQQQRVAIARAVISKPELLLADEPTGNLDSAHGQEVMQLLSGLNEQGTTIVMVTHSPSDADFAHRIVNLFDGQIISENVKELAIL, encoded by the coding sequence ATGTTAAGAACTGTAAACCTTCAGAAAAAATACACCACAGATGAAGTAGAAACCACGGCGCTGGTCAATGTGAACCTACATGTGCGCAAGGGCGAGTTTGTAGCCATCATGGGGCCTTCGGGCTGTGGGAAGTCCACTTTGTTGAACATCATTGGCTTGTTGGATAACCCCAGCAGTGGCGAGTTCTTTTTCCTGGACCAGGAAATCTCCAAGTGCAATGAGCGCCAGCGAGCCAACCTGCGCAAAAAGCACATCGGGTTTGTGTTCCAGAGCTTCAACCTGATTGACGAGTTAACGGTCTATGAAAACGTGGAACTGCCTTTAATCTACCTTAAGATTGGCAACGCAGAGCGCAAACAGCGTGTGGAGCAGGCCTTAGAGCAAATGCAGATTGCCCACCGCCGCAACCACTTCCCGCAACAACTATCGGGTGGTCAGCAACAGCGGGTGGCCATTGCCCGCGCCGTGATTTCTAAACCAGAACTGTTGCTAGCGGATGAGCCTACGGGTAACCTGGACTCGGCGCACGGGCAGGAAGTGATGCAACTTCTGAGCGGGTTGAACGAGCAAGGCACTACTATTGTCATGGTGACTCACTCCCCGTCAGACGCCGACTTTGCCCACCGCATTGTGAACCTGTTTGACGGACAAATCATCTCTGAGAATGTAAAGGAACTGGCTATTCTCTAA
- a CDS encoding efflux RND transporter periplasmic adaptor subunit, giving the protein MDRIIEKKRWTPKKIALLTLAVGVIAFLTYYLAIADNSSKLNVDSQKITMATVSQGSFQEFIPIDGTVHPIKTIVIPAVEGGTVEEKYLEGGKPVKQGDPILKLNNNRLVLDFMNQETLMNDLINNLQNSKLSLQQNKFNLRRRLATLGAQLDASKDLYQRNISLYEAKAVSQQEFFNYKRDYERLKAEFQIEKESQKFEENNARQQIAQLETTIARTSRNLRMMEDNLKNLYIKAPISGQLSSIQVELGTPVQAGQIIGQIDDLSGFKVKAELDQHYVSRVFAGQRGEFTYNGQSYPLEISLVYSEVTNGKFPVDMKFIGKVPEGIRRGQTLQIRLQLSDPAPAVLLSRGGFYQSTGGSWVYVLDESGKFATKRDIRLGRQNPEYYEVLDGLKPGEQVVISSYDAYNNTDRLELK; this is encoded by the coding sequence ATGGACCGCATTATTGAGAAGAAACGCTGGACACCCAAGAAAATAGCCTTGCTTACTTTGGCGGTGGGCGTGATTGCTTTCTTGACCTACTACCTGGCCATCGCCGACAACAGCTCTAAGCTGAACGTGGATAGCCAGAAGATTACCATGGCCACCGTAAGCCAAGGGTCCTTCCAGGAGTTTATCCCCATTGACGGCACTGTGCACCCCATCAAGACCATTGTAATACCAGCGGTAGAAGGCGGAACCGTAGAAGAGAAATACCTGGAAGGCGGTAAGCCCGTGAAACAAGGAGACCCCATCCTGAAGCTCAACAACAACCGTCTGGTATTAGACTTCATGAACCAAGAGACGCTCATGAACGATCTTATCAACAACCTCCAGAATTCTAAACTGAGCTTACAGCAAAATAAATTCAACCTGCGCAGGAGACTGGCCACGTTAGGCGCTCAATTAGATGCCTCCAAAGACCTATACCAACGCAACATCTCTTTGTATGAGGCCAAAGCCGTTTCTCAGCAGGAGTTCTTCAACTACAAGCGGGACTATGAGCGCCTCAAAGCCGAGTTTCAGATTGAAAAGGAGTCACAGAAGTTTGAGGAGAACAACGCCCGTCAGCAGATAGCGCAACTGGAAACCACCATCGCCCGCACCAGCCGCAACCTGAGAATGATGGAGGACAACCTGAAGAATTTGTACATCAAAGCACCCATCTCGGGACAATTATCTTCTATTCAAGTGGAACTTGGAACGCCGGTGCAGGCAGGTCAAATCATTGGGCAGATAGATGACTTGAGCGGTTTCAAGGTGAAGGCAGAACTAGACCAACATTATGTGAGCCGGGTGTTTGCCGGACAGCGCGGGGAGTTCACCTACAACGGCCAGAGCTACCCATTGGAGATTTCCCTGGTGTACTCAGAAGTGACCAACGGAAAATTCCCCGTGGACATGAAGTTCATCGGTAAGGTGCCCGAAGGTATCAGACGTGGACAGACATTGCAGATACGCTTACAGCTGTCAGACCCAGCTCCGGCAGTGCTACTTTCCAGAGGCGGTTTTTACCAGAGCACTGGTGGCTCCTGGGTGTACGTGCTAGATGAATCGGGCAAGTTTGCGACCAAACGCGACATCAGGCTAGGACGCCAGAACCCAGAATACTATGAGGTGTTGGACGGCCTGAAACCCGGCGAGCAAGTAGTGATTTCTTCTTATGACGCTTACAATAATACAGATAGACTGGAGCTGAAGTAA
- a CDS encoding YceI family protein, with protein MATTKWAVDPMHSEVQFKVKHLMITTVTGYFQSFNVEAETADETFTSANKVTFTADVNSISTNNEQRDTHLKSADFFDADTHGQIKFEGNNYEQVGGEDYLLHGDLTIKGITKPVTVKVEFGGIVVDPYGQTKAGFTVTGKISRKEFGLTWNAVTEAGSVVVSDEIKLQAEIQLVKQA; from the coding sequence ATGGCAACTACAAAATGGGCAGTAGACCCAATGCACTCAGAGGTTCAGTTCAAAGTGAAACACCTCATGATTACCACCGTGACCGGTTATTTCCAGAGCTTCAACGTGGAGGCTGAGACGGCAGATGAGACCTTTACCAGCGCCAACAAAGTGACCTTTACGGCAGACGTGAATTCCATCAGCACCAACAACGAGCAACGTGACACCCACTTGAAGTCAGCTGATTTCTTTGACGCAGACACGCACGGCCAAATCAAATTTGAAGGCAATAACTATGAGCAAGTAGGCGGTGAGGATTACCTTCTGCACGGCGACCTGACCATCAAAGGCATCACCAAGCCCGTGACCGTGAAAGTAGAGTTCGGTGGTATCGTGGTGGACCCATACGGCCAGACCAAAGCTGGTTTTACTGTGACTGGCAAAATCAGTCGCAAAGAGTTCGGGTTGACCTGGAACGCCGTTACGGAGGCTGGAAGCGTGGTAGTGAGCGATGAGATTAAACTACAGGCAGAGATTCAGTTAGTGAAACAAGCCTAA
- a CDS encoding pirin family protein: MQVERFNPADRGLKDIGWLKSNFVFSFSGYQNPVRSGFGLLRAFNDDFVQPENGFGLHPHANMEIISVMLAGSMSHIDSLGYKETVHKDWVQIMSAGSGLRHEEHNVGQDEVNFLQIWIEPKLQNITPRYQRRHFPEADRKNQLVTIVSQEEGTAHCWINQNAKLSLGFFESGQTASYSFNPVNKAVFIFNISGTLEVNGEQLTNREALGIWDTAQLDFTISQESRFLLIETPINH; this comes from the coding sequence ATGCAAGTAGAAAGATTCAATCCTGCAGACAGAGGCCTCAAAGACATAGGCTGGCTGAAGAGCAATTTCGTGTTCAGCTTCTCTGGCTACCAGAATCCGGTGCGGAGTGGGTTTGGGTTGTTGCGCGCGTTCAACGATGACTTTGTGCAACCGGAGAATGGTTTTGGCCTGCACCCGCACGCCAACATGGAGATTATCTCTGTGATGCTGGCCGGTTCCATGAGCCACATTGACTCACTTGGCTACAAAGAGACTGTGCACAAAGACTGGGTGCAGATTATGAGTGCGGGCAGTGGTTTGCGCCATGAGGAGCACAACGTGGGCCAGGATGAGGTGAATTTCCTGCAAATCTGGATTGAGCCCAAACTACAGAACATCACGCCCCGCTACCAGCGTCGTCATTTCCCGGAGGCAGACCGCAAAAACCAATTGGTCACCATTGTGAGCCAAGAGGAAGGCACTGCCCACTGCTGGATTAACCAAAACGCGAAGCTCTCTCTAGGCTTCTTTGAGTCGGGGCAAACCGCTAGTTATTCTTTTAACCCGGTGAACAAAGCGGTGTTCATCTTTAACATCAGCGGGACATTGGAAGTGAACGGAGAACAGCTCACTAACCGCGAGGCCCTGGGCATCTGGGACACCGCGCAACTGGATTTCACCATCTCACAAGAGAGCCGATTTCTGCTCATAGAAACACCTATCAACCACTAA